The Pseudomonas azotoformans genome has a segment encoding these proteins:
- a CDS encoding MBOAT family O-acyltransferase yields MVFSSNVFLFLFLPIFLGLYYLSGQRYRNLLLLLASYVFYAWWRVDFLALFAAVTLWNYWIGLKVGAAGVRTKPAQRWLLLGVVVDLCILGYFKYANFGVDSINVMMKSAGLEPFILTHVLLPIGISFYIFESISYIIDVYRGDTPATRNLIDFAAFVAIFPHLIAGPVLRFRDLADQFNNRTHTLDKFSEGCTRFMQGFIKKVFIADTLAVVADHCFALQNPTTGDAWLGALAYTAQLYFDFSGYSDMAIGLGLMMGFRFMENFKQPYISQSITEFWRRWHISLSTWLRDYLYITLGGNRKGTLTTYRNLFLTMLLGGLWHGANITYIVWGAWHGMWLAIEKAIGLNTSPRSFNPVRWAFTFLLVVMGWVIFRAENLHVAGRMYGAMFTFGEWSLSELNRANLTGLQVATLVVAYVTLAFFGLRDFYTNRPAEKTEKTKPADPSLIKAVPGDNPGSIHEPGFTVGQDAAVQPAYWTADWPRYAMRAAVLLLFVASILKLSAQSFSPFLYFQF; encoded by the coding sequence ATGGTTTTCTCGTCCAATGTGTTCCTGTTTCTGTTCTTGCCGATCTTTCTCGGCTTGTACTATTTGAGCGGGCAACGCTATCGCAACCTGCTGCTACTGTTGGCCAGCTACGTGTTCTACGCCTGGTGGCGAGTGGACTTCCTGGCACTGTTCGCCGCCGTGACGCTGTGGAACTACTGGATCGGCCTCAAGGTCGGTGCAGCCGGCGTGCGCACCAAGCCGGCCCAACGCTGGCTGCTGCTCGGCGTGGTGGTTGACCTGTGCATCCTCGGCTACTTCAAGTACGCCAACTTCGGCGTCGACAGCATCAACGTCATGATGAAGTCGGCCGGCCTGGAGCCGTTCATCCTGACCCACGTGCTGCTGCCGATCGGGATCTCGTTCTACATCTTCGAGTCCATCAGCTACATCATCGACGTGTATCGCGGCGACACACCGGCGACCCGCAACCTGATCGACTTTGCGGCATTCGTGGCGATCTTCCCGCACTTGATTGCCGGCCCGGTGTTGCGCTTTCGCGACCTGGCCGACCAGTTCAACAACCGCACCCACACCCTCGACAAGTTCTCCGAGGGCTGCACGCGGTTCATGCAGGGTTTCATCAAGAAGGTGTTCATTGCCGACACCCTGGCAGTGGTGGCCGACCATTGCTTCGCCCTGCAAAACCCGACCACGGGCGATGCCTGGCTCGGCGCGCTGGCCTACACCGCGCAGCTGTACTTCGACTTCTCCGGCTACAGCGACATGGCCATCGGCCTGGGCTTGATGATGGGCTTCCGCTTCATGGAAAACTTCAAGCAGCCGTACATCAGCCAGTCGATCACCGAGTTCTGGCGGCGCTGGCACATCAGCCTGTCCACCTGGCTGCGTGACTACCTGTACATCACTCTGGGCGGCAACCGTAAAGGCACGCTGACCACTTACCGCAACCTGTTCCTGACCATGCTGCTCGGTGGCCTGTGGCACGGTGCGAACATCACCTACATCGTCTGGGGTGCGTGGCACGGCATGTGGCTGGCGATTGAAAAAGCCATCGGCCTCAACACTTCGCCGCGCAGCTTCAACCCGGTGCGTTGGGCCTTCACCTTCCTGCTGGTGGTGATGGGCTGGGTGATCTTCCGCGCCGAGAACCTGCACGTCGCCGGCCGTATGTACGGTGCGATGTTCACCTTTGGCGAGTGGTCGCTGTCGGAACTCAACCGCGCCAACCTCACCGGCCTGCAAGTGGCAACCCTGGTGGTGGCGTACGTAACCCTGGCGTTCTTTGGCCTGCGCGACTTCTACACCAACCGCCCAGCCGAGAAGACCGAGAAAACCAAGCCAGCCGATCCGAGCCTGATCAAGGCCGTACCGGGCGACAACCCAGGCAGCATCCACGAACCCGGCTTCACCGTGGGCCAGGATGCCGCCGTGCAACCGGCCTACTGGACCGCTGACTGGCCACGCTACGCCATGCGCGCTGCGGTGCTGCTGCTGTTCGTGGCGTCGATTCTCAAACTGTCGGCGCAGAGTTTCTCGCCGTTCCTTTACTTCCAATTCTGA
- a CDS encoding mannuronate-specific alginate lyase, with product MQKLLIPTLLGLAMFAGSVNAAAPLRPPQGYFAPVEAFKTGDFKNDCDAMPAPYTGSLQFRSKYEGSDKARATLNTQSEKAFRDSTADITKLEKDTSKRVMQFMRDGRPEQLECTLNWLTSWAKADALMSKDFNHTGKSMRKWALGSMASAYVRLKFSDSHPLANHQQESQLIEAWFNKLADQVVSDWDNLPLEKTNNHSYWAAWSVMATSVAVNRRDLFDWAVKEYKVGVNQVDDQGFLPNELKRQQRALSYHNYALPPLSMIASFALVNGVDLRQENNGALKRLGDKVLAGVKDPEIFEQKNGKEQDMKDLKQDMKFAWLEPFCTLYTCAPDVLERKHGMQPFKTFRLGGDLTKVYDPTHEKGNKGS from the coding sequence ATGCAGAAGTTATTGATTCCAACGCTGCTGGGCCTGGCGATGTTCGCCGGTTCAGTCAACGCCGCCGCGCCACTGCGTCCACCCCAGGGCTATTTCGCCCCAGTGGAAGCGTTCAAGACCGGCGACTTCAAGAATGACTGCGACGCCATGCCGGCGCCGTACACCGGCTCGCTGCAATTTCGCAGCAAGTACGAAGGTTCGGACAAAGCCCGCGCCACCTTGAACACCCAGTCCGAAAAAGCCTTTCGCGACAGCACCGCCGACATCACCAAGCTGGAAAAAGACACCAGCAAGCGCGTGATGCAGTTCATGCGTGACGGTCGCCCGGAGCAGCTGGAATGTACGCTCAACTGGCTCACGAGCTGGGCCAAGGCGGATGCGTTGATGTCCAAGGACTTCAACCACACCGGCAAGTCGATGCGCAAATGGGCGTTGGGCAGCATGGCCTCGGCCTATGTGCGCCTGAAGTTCTCCGACTCGCACCCGCTGGCCAACCACCAGCAGGAATCGCAGCTGATCGAAGCCTGGTTCAACAAACTGGCCGATCAGGTGGTCAGCGACTGGGACAACCTGCCGCTGGAAAAAACCAACAACCACTCCTATTGGGCCGCCTGGTCGGTGATGGCAACGTCCGTCGCCGTCAACCGTCGCGACCTGTTTGATTGGGCGGTGAAGGAATACAAGGTCGGCGTGAACCAGGTCGACGACCAAGGCTTCCTGCCCAACGAATTGAAGCGCCAGCAACGCGCGTTGTCGTACCACAACTACGCGCTGCCGCCGCTGTCGATGATCGCCAGTTTTGCCCTGGTCAACGGTGTCGACCTGCGTCAGGAAAACAACGGCGCACTCAAACGCCTGGGCGACAAGGTGCTGGCCGGGGTGAAAGACCCGGAAATCTTCGAACAGAAGAACGGCAAAGAGCAGGACATGAAGGACTTGAAGCAGGACATGAAATTCGCCTGGCTCGAACCCTTCTGCACCCTCTACACCTGTGCGCCGGATGTGCTCGAGCGCAAGCACGGGATGCAGCCGTTCAAGACGTTCCGCCTCGGGGGTGACCTGACCAAGGTCTACGACCCGACGCATGAAAAAGGCAACAAAGGCAGCTGA
- a CDS encoding alginate O-acetyltransferase: MHPHMIKLLSLSGLTLGLLAASQGVRADEIKAPTFTAEPCCSLCPAAHDARNYTTRYQQNFTTLVQAQGDWLFRTQEDLRTEFDTSPAGYKRMQQLHDAFKAKGVELVVVYQPTRGLVNRNKLNPEEKAKFDFDKALGNYKTMLGRFAKMGYVVPDLSPLTNEQLPDELPAHDFYFRGDQHWTPYGAQRTAKIVGEKVRAMPEFADIPKREFETKRSGRMGKTGTLHNMAGQLCGTSYAIQYMDQFTTEPKGEAGDGDLFGDSGNPQITLVGTSHSGKNYNFAGFLEQEIGADILNVAFPGGGLEGSMIQYLGSDEFQKTPPKILIWEFSPLYRLDQETIYRQMMSLLDNGCEGKPAQMTASTSLKPGKNELMVNSSNKDLRNANHQVDIRFADPSVKTLQATLWYMNGRHEDIKIEKPETSDTDGRFAFELRTDEDWASQNLLAVEVQGPEAGQAAQKVEAKICTRNVFPAGGQQTASTGQ, from the coding sequence ATGCACCCACACATGATCAAACTGCTGAGCCTCTCGGGTCTGACCCTCGGCCTGCTCGCGGCCAGCCAGGGCGTGCGCGCCGACGAAATCAAGGCGCCGACCTTCACCGCCGAGCCGTGCTGCAGCCTGTGCCCGGCCGCCCACGATGCGCGCAACTACACCACGCGCTACCAGCAGAACTTCACCACCCTGGTGCAAGCCCAGGGCGACTGGCTGTTCCGGACCCAGGAAGACTTGCGTACCGAATTCGACACATCGCCTGCCGGCTACAAACGCATGCAACAACTGCACGATGCGTTCAAGGCCAAGGGCGTGGAACTGGTGGTGGTCTACCAGCCGACCCGTGGCCTGGTGAACCGCAACAAGCTCAACCCAGAAGAGAAAGCCAAGTTCGATTTCGACAAGGCGCTGGGTAACTACAAAACCATGCTCGGGCGTTTCGCCAAGATGGGCTACGTGGTGCCGGACCTGTCGCCGTTGACCAACGAGCAGTTGCCGGACGAGTTGCCGGCCCACGACTTCTACTTCCGTGGTGACCAACACTGGACCCCGTATGGCGCCCAGCGCACCGCGAAAATCGTTGGCGAGAAAGTACGCGCCATGCCTGAGTTCGCGGATATTCCCAAGCGCGAATTCGAGACCAAACGCTCCGGACGCATGGGCAAGACCGGCACCCTGCACAACATGGCCGGGCAACTGTGCGGCACCAGCTACGCGATCCAGTACATGGACCAGTTCACCACCGAGCCCAAGGGCGAAGCGGGCGACGGCGACCTGTTCGGCGATTCGGGTAACCCGCAGATCACCCTGGTGGGCACCAGCCACAGCGGCAAAAACTACAACTTCGCCGGCTTCCTGGAACAGGAAATCGGCGCCGACATCCTCAACGTCGCCTTCCCCGGCGGTGGTCTTGAAGGCTCGATGATCCAGTACCTGGGCAGCGACGAATTCCAGAAGACCCCGCCAAAAATCCTCATCTGGGAATTTTCGCCGCTGTACCGCCTGGACCAGGAGACCATCTACCGCCAGATGATGTCGCTGCTGGACAACGGCTGCGAAGGCAAGCCGGCACAGATGACCGCCAGCACTTCGTTGAAGCCGGGCAAGAACGAATTGATGGTGAACAGTTCGAACAAAGACCTGCGTAATGCCAATCACCAGGTTGATATCCGCTTCGCCGACCCGTCGGTGAAAACCCTGCAAGCCACCCTCTGGTACATGAACGGGCGCCACGAGGACATCAAGATCGAGAAACCCGAAACATCCGATACAGACGGGCGTTTCGCCTTCGAACTGCGTACCGATGAAGACTGGGCCTCGCAGAACTTGCTGGCCGTGGAAGTCCAAGGCCCGGAAGCGGGCCAGGCTGCGCAGAAGGTTGAAGCGAAAATTTGCACACGCAACGTATTCCCAGCGGGCGGTCAACAGACCGCTTCAACTGGGCAATGA